The Streptomyces sp. DH-12 genome has a window encoding:
- a CDS encoding LysR family transcriptional regulator: MEHQQRSAGRLSRTGDIRDREEMARLLAPRLAHFAGVARTEHVTRAAQEMQVPQSTLSRALVRLEEDLGVELFARHGRTVSLTPAGRTFLASVDRALDEIGRAAEEVRADADPATGKVAFGFLHTMGAETVPGLLHAFRADHPGIRFSLVQNHGEAMLEGLRAGELDLCLTSPVPSAPDLVARRLDEQKLRLVVPADHRLADRRRIRLAEAADETFVTLEPGYGLRRITDDLCARAGFAPRIAFEGEEAETLRGLVAAGLGVALLPPPPFPRPGVAELTVTAPRAAREIGVAWPAGRPDTPPVAAFKRFLLSKRGSLLPG, encoded by the coding sequence ATGGAGCATCAGCAGAGGTCAGCCGGTCGCCTGTCACGGACCGGTGACATACGAGACAGGGAAGAGATGGCGCGGCTGCTCGCGCCGCGCCTCGCCCACTTCGCCGGGGTGGCCCGCACCGAGCACGTCACGCGGGCCGCCCAGGAGATGCAGGTGCCGCAGTCCACCCTCTCCCGCGCCCTGGTCCGGCTGGAGGAGGACCTCGGCGTCGAGCTGTTCGCCCGGCACGGCCGCACCGTCTCCCTCACCCCGGCCGGCCGCACCTTCCTCGCCTCCGTCGACCGCGCCCTGGACGAGATCGGACGCGCCGCCGAGGAGGTCCGCGCCGACGCCGACCCCGCCACCGGCAAGGTCGCCTTCGGCTTCCTGCACACCATGGGCGCCGAGACCGTGCCCGGCCTGCTGCACGCCTTCCGCGCGGACCACCCGGGCATCCGCTTCAGCCTGGTGCAGAACCACGGCGAGGCCATGCTGGAGGGGCTGCGCGCGGGCGAGCTCGACCTGTGCCTGACCTCGCCCGTGCCGTCCGCCCCGGACCTGGTGGCCCGCCGCCTCGACGAGCAGAAGCTGCGGCTGGTCGTCCCCGCCGACCACCGCCTCGCCGACCGCCGCCGGATCCGCCTGGCCGAGGCCGCCGACGAGACCTTCGTGACCCTGGAACCCGGCTACGGGCTGCGCCGCATCACCGACGACCTGTGCGCCCGGGCCGGCTTCGCGCCGCGCATCGCCTTCGAGGGCGAGGAGGCCGAGACCCTGCGCGGCCTGGTCGCGGCCGGCCTGGGCGTGGCCCTGCTGCCCCCGCCCCCCTTCCCCCGCCCCGGAGTGGCCGAACTGACGGTGACCGCCCCCAGGGCGGCCCGCGAGATCGGCGTGGCCTGGCCGGCGGGCCGCCCGGACACGCCCCCGGTGGCGGCGTTCAAGAGGTTCCTGCTGTCGAAGCGGGGGAGCCTGCTGCCGGGGTAG
- the afsQ1 gene encoding two-component system response regulator AfsQ1 yields the protein MPSLLLIEDDDAIRTALELSLTRQGHRVATAASGEDGLKLLREHRPDLIVLDVMLPGIDGFEVCRRIRRTDQLPIILLTARSDDIDVVVGLESGADDYVVKPVQGRVLDARIRAVLRRGERESSDSASFGSLVIDRAAMTVTKNGEDLQLTPTELRLLLELSRRPGQALSRQQLLRLVWEHDYLGDSRLVDACVQRLRAKVEDVPSSPTLIRTVRGVGYRLDPPQ from the coding sequence GTGCCTTCCCTGTTGCTGATCGAGGACGACGACGCCATCCGCACGGCCCTGGAGCTTTCACTGACGCGCCAGGGCCACCGCGTGGCGACCGCTGCCAGTGGTGAGGACGGTCTGAAGCTGCTGCGCGAGCACCGGCCGGACTTGATCGTGCTGGACGTGATGCTGCCCGGCATCGACGGCTTCGAGGTGTGCCGTCGCATCCGGCGCACGGACCAGCTGCCGATCATCCTGCTCACCGCGCGCAGCGACGACATCGACGTCGTGGTCGGCCTGGAGTCCGGCGCCGACGACTACGTGGTCAAGCCCGTGCAGGGCCGGGTGCTGGACGCCCGGATCCGTGCGGTGCTGCGGCGCGGGGAACGCGAGTCCAGCGACTCGGCGAGCTTCGGCAGCCTGGTCATCGACCGCGCGGCGATGACGGTGACGAAGAACGGCGAGGACCTCCAGCTCACACCGACCGAGCTGCGGCTGCTGCTGGAGCTGAGCCGGCGGCCCGGACAGGCGCTGTCCCGCCAGCAGTTGCTGCGGCTGGTGTGGGAACACGACTACCTCGGCGACTCGCGTCTGGTGGACGCGTGCGTCCAGCGGCTGCGGGCCAAGGTCGAGGACGTGCCGTCGTCCCCGACGCTGATCCGCACCGTCCGCGGTGTCGGCTACCGGCTGGATCCGCCTCAGTGA
- a CDS encoding alpha/beta hydrolase, translated as MAQQATPVRTARLGRALGAEPASVNGAVLLLPNGEEASARRPSPMAAVSVRGLGRRLARAGRDRHLAVHAVHYRYRGWNGDEAHLAHDAAWAADEAVRRYGDVPVCLAGLGMGGRAALRAAGHEAVTSVVALAPWLPEEDGTAPDEPVRQLAGRQVLIVHGTNDARTDPELSFRLAARAKKANREVCRFEVHADGHGLSQYREEVLALAEDFVVGALFGRAFSRPVQDALAAPPPLGLRMPLAAGFGKSLRH; from the coding sequence ATGGCACAGCAAGCGACGCCGGTCCGCACGGCCCGGCTGGGGAGGGCGCTCGGCGCGGAGCCGGCCTCGGTGAACGGGGCGGTGCTGCTGCTCCCGAACGGGGAGGAGGCCTCCGCCCGCAGACCGTCGCCGATGGCGGCGGTCTCCGTGCGCGGTCTGGGGCGCCGGCTGGCCCGCGCGGGGCGGGACCGGCATCTCGCCGTCCACGCCGTCCACTACCGCTACCGCGGCTGGAACGGCGACGAGGCGCACCTCGCGCACGACGCCGCCTGGGCCGCCGACGAGGCCGTGCGGCGCTACGGGGACGTGCCCGTCTGCCTGGCGGGCCTCGGCATGGGCGGCAGGGCGGCGCTGCGCGCGGCGGGCCACGAGGCCGTCACCTCCGTGGTGGCGCTGGCCCCCTGGCTGCCGGAGGAGGACGGGACGGCCCCCGACGAACCGGTGAGGCAGCTCGCCGGCCGGCAGGTGCTGATCGTGCACGGCACGAACGACGCGCGGACCGACCCCGAACTGTCCTTCCGGCTGGCGGCACGGGCGAAGAAGGCCAACCGTGAGGTGTGCCGCTTCGAAGTGCACGCGGACGGCCACGGGTTGAGCCAGTACCGCGAAGAAGTGCTGGCGCTCGCCGAGGACTTCGTGGTGGGCGCGCTGTTCGGGCGGGCCTTCTCCCGCCCGGTGCAGGACGCGCTGGCGGCGCCCCCGCCGCTGGGGCTGCGGATGCCGCTGGCGGCGGGGTTCGGGAAGTCGTTACGGCACTGA
- a CDS encoding uridine kinase, whose amino-acid sequence MTRASKSGRRVVRRPRDASHWCPVSSQSPISARVVLLCGPSGSGKSLVSARSGLPVLRLDDFYKEGDDPTLPLVAGTCDIDWDDPASWDADTAVAAIERLCRTGSAQIPVYDISLSARTGETTVDIGGTPLFIAEGIFAAEIVERCRELGLLADALCLNRGPVRTFRRRFLRDLKEGRKSVPFLLRRGWRLMRLERSIIARQTALGAYACDREEALSRLAAAAVAGRPAPTGAP is encoded by the coding sequence GTGACGCGCGCTTCAAAGTCGGGCCGCCGGGTCGTACGCCGCCCGCGCGATGCCTCACACTGGTGTCCTGTGAGTTCCCAGTCGCCCATATCCGCGCGAGTCGTGCTGCTCTGCGGCCCCTCCGGCTCCGGCAAGTCCCTCGTCTCGGCCCGCTCCGGTCTTCCGGTGCTGCGCCTGGACGACTTCTACAAGGAGGGCGACGACCCGACGCTGCCGCTGGTGGCGGGCACCTGCGACATCGACTGGGACGACCCCGCCTCCTGGGACGCGGACACCGCGGTCGCCGCGATCGAGCGGCTGTGCAGGACGGGCAGCGCGCAGATCCCGGTGTACGACATCTCGCTGAGCGCGCGCACCGGTGAGACGACCGTGGACATCGGCGGGACGCCGCTGTTCATCGCCGAGGGCATCTTCGCCGCGGAGATCGTGGAGCGCTGCCGGGAGCTGGGTCTGCTGGCCGACGCGCTGTGCCTGAACCGTGGTCCGGTGCGGACGTTCCGGCGGCGCTTCCTGCGGGACCTGAAGGAGGGCCGCAAGTCGGTGCCGTTCCTGCTGCGGCGCGGCTGGCGGCTGATGCGCCTCGAGCGGTCGATCATCGCCCGCCAGACGGCGCTGGGCGCGTACGCCTGCGACCGCGAGGAGGCGCTGAGCCGGCTGGCCGCAGCGGCGGTCGCCGGACGTCCGGCGCCGACGGGCGCCCCCTGA
- a CDS encoding HAMP domain-containing sensor histidine kinase, which yields MTQEHQGESRGWSVARKGVWSRLRLTSLRLRLVVVFGLVALTAAVSASGIAYWLNRESVLTRTQDAVLRDFEKEMQNRAGSLPEHPAQDELQRTAGQMANSSQRFTVLLVAENPEGQTVYGSSGGLNGFSLGDVPESLREAVTERQKVTSGNAYPHRLYWQRIVEDGTPYLVAGTKVIGGGTTGYMLKSLEPEAKDLSSLAWSLGIATGLALIGSALLAHAAATTVLKPVQRLGTAARRLGEGKLDTRLRVSGTDELADLSRTFNKAAEALEKRVADMAARDEASRRFVADMSHELRTPLTAITAVTEVLEEELEFEGGGIDPMIQPAVRLVVSETRRLNNLVENLMEVTRFDAGTARLVLDDVDVADQITACIDARAWLDAVELDAERGIHARLDPRRLDVILANLIGNALKHGGSPVRVSVREEPAEGAEGADAADGTVVIQVRDHGPGIPEEVLPHVFDRFYKASASRPRSEGSGLGLSIALENAHIHGGEITAVNSPEGGAVFTLRLPRDVSAAGSGEKTGDAGTEGAEGDA from the coding sequence GTGACACAGGAGCACCAGGGGGAGAGCCGCGGCTGGTCCGTGGCGCGCAAGGGAGTCTGGTCGCGGCTGCGCCTCACGAGCCTGCGCCTGCGGCTGGTCGTCGTGTTCGGCCTGGTCGCGCTGACCGCCGCCGTGTCCGCGTCCGGGATCGCGTACTGGCTGAACCGCGAGTCGGTGCTGACCCGCACGCAGGACGCGGTGCTGCGCGACTTCGAGAAGGAGATGCAGAACCGCGCGGGCTCGCTGCCCGAGCACCCCGCGCAGGACGAACTGCAGCGCACGGCCGGGCAGATGGCCAACAGCAGCCAGCGCTTCACCGTGCTGCTCGTCGCCGAGAACCCCGAGGGCCAGACGGTGTACGGCAGCTCGGGCGGGCTGAACGGCTTCTCGCTGGGCGATGTGCCGGAGTCGCTGCGCGAGGCGGTGACCGAGCGGCAGAAGGTCACGTCCGGCAACGCGTACCCGCACCGCCTGTACTGGCAGCGGATCGTCGAGGACGGCACCCCGTACCTGGTGGCCGGGACCAAGGTGATCGGCGGCGGGACCACCGGCTACATGCTGAAGTCGCTGGAGCCGGAGGCGAAGGACCTGAGCTCGCTGGCCTGGTCGCTGGGGATCGCCACCGGTCTGGCGCTGATAGGTTCCGCCCTCCTCGCGCACGCCGCCGCGACGACCGTGCTGAAGCCGGTGCAGCGGCTGGGGACCGCCGCGCGGCGGCTCGGGGAGGGGAAGCTGGACACCCGGCTGAGGGTGTCGGGCACCGACGAACTGGCCGATCTCTCACGGACGTTCAACAAGGCCGCCGAGGCGCTGGAGAAGCGGGTCGCGGACATGGCGGCGCGGGACGAGGCGTCCCGCAGGTTCGTCGCGGACATGAGCCACGAGCTGCGCACCCCGCTGACCGCGATCACCGCGGTCACCGAGGTCCTCGAGGAGGAGCTGGAGTTCGAGGGCGGCGGCATCGACCCGATGATCCAGCCCGCGGTGCGGCTGGTCGTGAGCGAGACGCGGCGGCTGAACAACCTGGTGGAGAACCTGATGGAGGTCACCCGCTTCGACGCGGGCACCGCCCGGCTGGTCCTCGACGACGTCGACGTCGCCGACCAGATCACCGCCTGCATCGACGCGCGGGCCTGGCTGGACGCGGTGGAGCTGGACGCCGAGCGCGGCATCCACGCCCGGCTCGACCCGCGCCGGCTGGACGTCATCCTCGCCAACCTGATCGGCAACGCGCTCAAGCACGGCGGTTCGCCGGTACGGGTGTCCGTGCGGGAGGAGCCCGCCGAGGGCGCCGAGGGGGCGGACGCGGCGGACGGCACGGTCGTCATCCAGGTGCGGGACCACGGGCCGGGCATCCCGGAGGAGGTCCTGCCGCACGTCTTCGACCGCTTCTACAAGGCCAGCGCCTCCCGGCCGCGCTCCGAGGGCAGCGGTCTGGGCCTGTCCATCGCGCTGGAGAACGCGCACATCCACGGCGGCGAGATCACGGCGGTCAACTCGCCCGAGGGCGGCGCCGTGTTCACCCTGCGGCTGCCGCGGGACGTGTCCGCCGCCGGATCCGGGGAGAAGACCGGCGACGCCGGGACCGAGGGCGCCGAGGGGGACGCCTGA
- a CDS encoding VanZ family protein, with the protein MQRQGFIGGTAASRIRVTGGVLLAAHLAFVAWYTLRPLDVPWVMPANLRPLDGIRADFALGWATGLRRTGESMALLAPLGVLLPMAGGRLAVSRLGSLIRTVAAVALVSLAVELLQTAVPGQVVDVDSLLLNTAGAALAHAAVVPAGRARLRRRVVPGADGAVLREEAPQGRTPTIPRVGIAPWSDALPPSSP; encoded by the coding sequence GTGCAGCGTCAAGGCTTCATCGGCGGCACCGCCGCATCCCGTATCCGTGTGACCGGAGGCGTCCTCCTGGCCGCGCATCTGGCGTTCGTCGCCTGGTACACGCTGCGCCCCCTGGACGTTCCGTGGGTGATGCCCGCCAACCTGCGGCCGCTGGACGGGATCCGGGCCGACTTCGCGCTGGGCTGGGCGACGGGGCTGCGCCGGACCGGGGAGTCGATGGCGCTGCTCGCGCCGCTGGGCGTGCTGCTGCCGATGGCCGGGGGCCGGCTGGCCGTGTCCCGGCTGGGCTCGCTGATCCGCACCGTGGCCGCGGTCGCCCTGGTGTCGCTGGCCGTGGAGCTGCTGCAGACCGCGGTGCCGGGCCAGGTGGTGGACGTCGACTCGCTGCTGCTGAACACGGCGGGCGCCGCGCTCGCCCACGCCGCCGTGGTGCCCGCGGGACGTGCCCGGCTGCGCCGCCGGGTGGTCCCCGGGGCGGACGGGGCCGTCCTGCGGGAGGAGGCCCCTCAGGGACGGACCCCGACGATTCCCAGGGTCGGGATCGCCCCGTGGAGTGACGCTTTGCCCCCTTCGTCTCCGTAA
- a CDS encoding aldehyde dehydrogenase family protein, translated as MSDKNEKTEKNERLSVFKTYKLYVGGKFPRSESGRVYEVTDAKGKWLANAPQSSRKDARDAVVAARKAFGAWSGATAYNRGQILYRIAEMLEGRREQYVREVGEAEGLAKAKAAAQVDAAIDRWVWYAGWTDKIAQVVGGGNPVAGPFFNLSSPEPTGVVAVLAPQESSFLGLVSVVAPVIATGNTAVVVASEKHPLPALSLGEVLATSDLPGGVVNILSGRTAEIAAPLAAHQDVNAIDLAGADEVLAKELEIAAADNLKRVLRPQPVDDWAAAPGTDRMTAFLETKTVWHPTGSLGASGSAY; from the coding sequence ATGTCTGACAAGAACGAGAAGACCGAGAAGAACGAGCGCCTCTCCGTCTTCAAGACCTACAAGCTGTACGTCGGCGGGAAGTTCCCGCGTTCCGAGAGCGGCCGGGTGTACGAGGTGACTGACGCCAAGGGCAAGTGGCTGGCCAACGCACCGCAGTCGTCCCGCAAGGACGCCCGTGACGCGGTGGTCGCGGCCCGCAAGGCGTTCGGCGCCTGGTCCGGCGCGACGGCGTACAACCGCGGCCAGATCCTGTACCGGATCGCGGAGATGCTGGAGGGCCGCCGGGAGCAGTACGTCCGGGAGGTCGGCGAGGCCGAGGGCCTGGCGAAGGCGAAGGCCGCGGCGCAGGTGGACGCGGCGATCGACCGCTGGGTCTGGTACGCCGGCTGGACCGACAAGATCGCCCAGGTGGTGGGCGGCGGCAACCCGGTCGCGGGCCCGTTCTTCAACCTGTCCTCCCCGGAGCCGACCGGCGTGGTCGCCGTCCTGGCCCCGCAGGAGTCGTCGTTCCTGGGCCTGGTCTCCGTGGTCGCCCCGGTGATCGCGACGGGCAACACGGCGGTGGTGGTCGCGAGCGAGAAGCACCCGCTTCCGGCGCTCTCGCTCGGCGAGGTGCTGGCCACCTCCGACCTGCCCGGCGGTGTGGTCAACATCCTCTCCGGCCGTACGGCGGAGATCGCCGCGCCGCTCGCCGCGCACCAGGACGTCAACGCGATCGACCTCGCGGGCGCCGACGAGGTGCTGGCGAAGGAGCTGGAGATCGCGGCCGCGGACAACCTGAAGCGCGTCCTGCGTCCACAGCCTGTGGACGACTGGGCGGCGGCGCCCGGCACGGACCGCATGACGGCCTTCCTGGAGACCAAGACGGTCTGGCACCCGACGGGCTCGCTGGGCGCGTCGGGCTCCGCCTACTGA
- a CDS encoding adenosine deaminase produces the protein MTSQTIANAPTADQIRRAPKVLLHDHLDGGLRPGTVVDLARETGYTDLPHTDPDKLALWFHQAADSGSLERYLETFSHTVGVMQTRDALVRVAAECAEDLAEDGVVYAEVRYAPEQHLDGGLTLEEVVEAVDEGFRQGERRARENGHRIRVGALLTAMRHAARALEIAELANRYRDLGVVGFDIAGAEAGYPPTRHLDAFEYLKRENNHFTIHAGEAFGLPSIWQALQWCGADRLGHGVRIIDDIRVRDDGTVELGRLAAYVRDKRVPLELCPSSNLQTGAAASYAEHPIGLLRRLHFRATVNTDNRLMSHTSMSREFEHLVEAFGYTLDDMQWFTVNAMKSAFIPFDERLAMINDVIKPGYAGLKSEWLFRQTAPTSGSSSTDG, from the coding sequence ATGACGAGCCAGACCATCGCGAACGCTCCGACCGCGGACCAGATCCGCCGGGCGCCCAAGGTTCTGCTGCACGACCACCTCGACGGCGGACTGCGCCCCGGCACCGTCGTCGACCTGGCCCGGGAGACGGGCTACACCGACCTGCCCCACACCGACCCCGACAAGCTCGCCCTGTGGTTCCACCAGGCCGCCGACTCCGGCTCCCTGGAGCGGTACCTGGAGACGTTCTCGCACACCGTCGGCGTCATGCAGACCCGCGACGCGCTCGTCCGGGTCGCCGCCGAGTGCGCCGAGGACCTCGCCGAGGACGGCGTCGTCTACGCGGAGGTGCGCTACGCGCCCGAGCAGCACCTCGACGGCGGGCTGACCCTGGAGGAGGTCGTCGAGGCCGTCGACGAGGGCTTCCGCCAGGGCGAGCGGCGGGCCCGGGAGAACGGCCACCGCATCCGCGTCGGCGCCCTGCTCACCGCGATGCGGCACGCCGCCCGCGCCCTGGAGATCGCCGAACTCGCCAACCGCTACCGCGACCTGGGCGTCGTCGGTTTCGACATCGCGGGCGCCGAGGCCGGCTACCCGCCCACCCGGCACCTCGACGCCTTCGAGTACCTGAAGCGGGAGAACAACCACTTCACGATCCACGCCGGCGAGGCGTTCGGGCTGCCGTCGATCTGGCAGGCGCTCCAGTGGTGCGGCGCGGACCGGCTCGGGCACGGGGTGCGGATCATCGACGACATCCGGGTGCGCGACGACGGCACCGTGGAGCTCGGCCGGCTCGCCGCCTACGTGCGCGACAAGCGCGTCCCGTTGGAGCTGTGCCCCAGCTCCAACCTCCAGACCGGCGCCGCCGCCTCGTACGCCGAGCACCCGATCGGACTGCTGCGCCGGCTGCACTTCCGGGCCACGGTGAACACCGACAACCGGCTGATGTCCCACACCAGCATGAGCCGCGAGTTCGAGCACCTGGTCGAGGCTTTCGGATACACGCTCGACGACATGCAGTGGTTCACCGTCAATGCGATGAAGTCCGCGTTCATTCCTTTCGATGAACGGCTGGCGATGATCAATGACGTGATCAAGCCCGGATACGCAGGGCTGAAATCCGAATGGCTGTTCCGTCAGACCGCTCCCACCAGCGGTTCCTCCTCCACGGACGGCTGA
- a CDS encoding SigE family RNA polymerase sigma factor has protein sequence MNTLHGTSTSAVVTRLHDVHRGSEKSGAAGMRGCARGAGRQHTAIMTVVDASTGDTDGGSAYREEPGERRSASEAEFTAYVQERRASLYATAYHLTGDRFEAEDLLQSALFSTYRAWDRISDKAAVGGYLRRTMTNLHISAWRRRKLNEYPTEELPETAGDTDAMRGTELRAVLWQALARLPELQRTMLVLRYYEGRTDPEIADILNISVGTVKSSIWRSLRRLREDEVLSFGRDEENAFGELVA, from the coding sequence ATGAACACGCTGCACGGCACCAGCACCAGCGCAGTGGTCACGCGTCTGCACGACGTGCACCGGGGTTCCGAGAAGTCCGGCGCCGCGGGCATGCGGGGGTGCGCTCGCGGCGCCGGGCGTCAGCACACCGCGATCATGACGGTGGTTGACGCGTCCACGGGGGACACCGACGGGGGAAGCGCGTACAGGGAGGAACCGGGGGAGCGCCGCTCGGCGAGCGAGGCGGAGTTCACCGCCTACGTCCAGGAGCGCCGCGCCTCCCTGTACGCCACCGCCTACCACCTGACCGGTGACCGCTTCGAGGCCGAGGACCTGCTGCAGAGCGCGCTGTTCTCGACCTACCGGGCGTGGGACCGGATCAGCGACAAGGCGGCGGTCGGCGGATACCTCCGCCGCACCATGACCAACCTGCACATCAGCGCGTGGCGCCGCCGCAAGCTGAACGAGTACCCGACCGAGGAGCTGCCGGAGACGGCCGGCGACACGGACGCGATGCGCGGCACCGAGCTGCGCGCCGTGCTGTGGCAGGCGCTGGCCCGGCTTCCCGAACTCCAGCGCACCATGCTGGTCCTGCGCTACTACGAGGGCCGCACGGACCCGGAGATCGCGGACATCCTCAACATCAGTGTCGGCACGGTGAAGTCCAGCATCTGGCGGTCGCTCCGCCGGCTGCGCGAGGACGAGGTCCTCAGCTTCGGCCGTGACGAGGAGAACGCCTTCGGGGAGCTCGTCGCCTGA
- a CDS encoding ATP-binding protein: MKQSAVKTLGVAALGAAFAAAGAGAAQAAPALPDAPGLDTVTRAVPADQVSSALPGPAEALSTGQDAAGKGLGTAKPVADELGSKVPGAGLLGGLPLNQLPTQGLNVNGVPLGGGR; this comes from the coding sequence ATGAAGCAGTCTGCTGTCAAGACCCTCGGTGTCGCCGCTCTCGGTGCCGCCTTCGCCGCCGCCGGTGCGGGCGCCGCCCAGGCGGCCCCGGCCCTGCCGGACGCCCCGGGGCTGGACACCGTCACCCGGGCCGTGCCGGCGGACCAGGTGTCCAGCGCGCTGCCGGGCCCGGCCGAGGCGCTGTCGACGGGCCAGGACGCGGCCGGCAAGGGCCTCGGGACCGCCAAGCCGGTCGCCGACGAGCTGGGCTCCAAGGTCCCGGGCGCCGGTCTCCTCGGCGGTCTGCCGCTGAACCAGCTGCCGACCCAGGGCCTCAACGTCAACGGCGTCCCGCTGGGCGGCGGCCGCTGA
- a CDS encoding PspC domain-containing protein, producing the protein MSSLARPTDGRMIGGVCAALARRFGTSAKTMRVVFLVSCLLPGPQFLLYLALWILLPSEAKARTAW; encoded by the coding sequence ATGAGCAGCCTCGCCCGCCCGACCGACGGCCGGATGATCGGCGGTGTCTGCGCCGCACTGGCCCGGCGGTTCGGCACCTCCGCGAAGACGATGCGTGTCGTGTTCCTGGTCTCGTGCCTGCTCCCGGGCCCGCAGTTCCTGCTGTACCTGGCGCTGTGGATCCTGTTGCCCTCGGAGGCCAAGGCCCGCACGGCCTGGTAG
- a CDS encoding aldehyde dehydrogenase family protein, whose product MAPVFDYAPAPESRSVVDIAPSYGLFIDGEFTDAAGGKVFKTVSPSTEEVLSEVAEATEEDVDRAVKAARRAFEKWSALPGSERAKYLFRIARVIQERSRELAVLETLDNGKPIKETRDADLPLVAAHFFYYAGWADKLEHAGYGANPRPLGVAGQVIPWNFPLLMLAWKIAPALATGNTVVLKPAETTPLSALFFADICRQAGLPRGVVNIVTGDGRAGAALVAHPDVNKVAFTGSTAVGKEIARTVAGTRKKLTLELGGKGANIVFDDAPIDQAVEGIVNGIFFNQGQVCCAGSRLLVQESVHDELLDSLKRRLSTLRLGDPLDKNTDIGAINSAEQLARITALAEQGEAEGAERWSPACELPENGYWFAPTLFTGVTQAHTIARDEIFGPVLSVLTFRTPDEAVAKANNTPYGLSAGIWTEKGSRILAVANKLRAGVIWSNTFNKFDPTSPFGGYKESGFGREGGRHGLEAYLDV is encoded by the coding sequence ATGGCACCTGTTTTCGACTACGCCCCGGCGCCCGAGTCCCGCTCGGTCGTCGACATCGCCCCGTCCTACGGCCTGTTCATCGACGGCGAGTTCACCGACGCGGCCGGCGGCAAGGTCTTCAAGACCGTCTCCCCCTCCACCGAGGAGGTGCTCTCCGAGGTCGCCGAGGCCACGGAGGAAGACGTCGACCGGGCCGTGAAGGCCGCCCGCAGGGCGTTCGAGAAGTGGTCCGCGCTGCCCGGCTCCGAGCGCGCGAAGTACCTCTTCCGCATCGCCCGCGTCATCCAGGAGCGCAGCCGCGAGCTGGCCGTCCTGGAGACGCTGGACAACGGCAAGCCGATCAAGGAGACCCGCGACGCGGACCTCCCCCTGGTCGCCGCGCACTTCTTCTACTACGCGGGCTGGGCCGACAAGCTGGAGCACGCCGGTTACGGCGCGAACCCGCGGCCCCTCGGCGTGGCCGGCCAGGTCATCCCCTGGAACTTCCCGTTGCTGATGCTGGCCTGGAAGATCGCCCCGGCGCTCGCGACGGGCAACACCGTCGTACTGAAGCCCGCCGAGACCACCCCCCTCTCCGCTCTGTTCTTCGCGGACATCTGCCGTCAGGCGGGTCTGCCGAGGGGCGTCGTCAACATCGTCACCGGTGACGGCCGCGCCGGGGCCGCGCTGGTCGCCCACCCGGACGTGAACAAGGTCGCCTTCACCGGCTCGACCGCCGTCGGCAAGGAGATCGCGCGCACGGTCGCGGGCACCCGCAAGAAGCTGACCCTGGAGCTGGGCGGCAAGGGCGCCAACATCGTCTTCGACGACGCGCCGATCGACCAGGCCGTCGAGGGCATCGTCAACGGCATCTTCTTCAACCAGGGCCAGGTCTGCTGCGCGGGCTCGCGCCTGCTGGTCCAGGAGTCGGTCCACGACGAGCTGCTGGACTCCCTGAAGCGCCGGCTGTCCACGCTGCGCCTCGGCGACCCGCTGGACAAGAACACCGACATCGGCGCGATCAACTCCGCGGAGCAGCTGGCGCGGATCACCGCGCTGGCGGAGCAGGGCGAGGCGGAGGGCGCCGAGCGCTGGTCCCCGGCCTGCGAACTGCCGGAGAACGGCTACTGGTTCGCCCCGACGCTGTTCACGGGCGTCACCCAGGCGCACACCATCGCCCGCGACGAGATCTTCGGCCCGGTCCTGTCCGTCCTGACGTTCCGCACGCCGGACGAGGCGGTCGCCAAGGCCAACAACACCCCGTACGGCCTGTCGGCGGGCATCTGGACGGAGAAGGGTTCGCGGATCCTGGCGGTGGCGAACAAGCTCCGCGCGGGCGTGATCTGGTCCAACACGTTCAACAAGTTCGACCCGACCTCGCCGTTCGGCGGTTACAAGGAGTCGGGCTTCGGCCGCGAGGGCGGCCGCCACGGCCTGGAGGCGTACCTCGATGTCTGA